From Drosophila yakuba strain Tai18E2 chromosome 2L, Prin_Dyak_Tai18E2_2.1, whole genome shotgun sequence, one genomic window encodes:
- the LOC26534929 gene encoding LOW QUALITY PROTEIN: uncharacterized protein LOC26534929 (The sequence of the model RefSeq protein was modified relative to this genomic sequence to represent the inferred CDS: inserted 2 bases in 1 codon; deleted 1 base in 1 codon), with translation MALVAHRMMLPARHRRSTTQQVARNKVGVLLVPSVADYYGSEVAPGLATPLPTPAASQLHLPQDTAEASGDGSATKVSATSRCNDPHSIDCXWECEDFPPGISHKIAASLSRFYFSYGLCFRLLVFFSDWRQLYLVQCVLCDFGA, from the exons ATGGCTCTGGTGGCCCATCGGATGATGTTGCCGGCGCGGCATCGACGCAGCACCACCCAGCAGGTGGCCCGCAACAAGGTGGGCGTGCTGCTGGTGCCCAGTGTGGCGGATTACTACGGCTCGGAGGTGGCACCCGGACTGGCCACGCCCCTGCCCACTCCGGCCGCCTCCCAGCTGCACCTGCCACAGGATACGGCAGAAGCATCGGGCGATGGCAGCGCCACAAAAGTGAGTGCAACAAGTCGGTGCAACGACCCACATTCGATTGACTG GTGGGAATGCGAGGATTTTCCTCCGGGGATTTCCCACAAAATAGCAGCTTCGCTTTCTCGTTTTTACTTCTCTTACGGTTTATGTTTTCGccttctt gtttttttctccGACTGGCGCCAGCTTTATTTGGTCCAATGTGTGCTGTGCGATTTTGGGGCATAG
- the LOC6527514 gene encoding heat shock protein 60A produces the protein MLSRLGRSGGTGVRSYAKDIRFGAEARCLLMQGVNVLANAVATTLGPKGRNVLIEQLLISPRITKDGVTVAHNVQLRNRRQDMGVQLLRQATNNTNNKVGDGTTTATILARGIACQGMHVLRQSQVNVQLLREGILEGSRTVCKALGEMSQSVDTIGQVEAVAKVALNGDERLAELIGDVILELGEDGVILLKESHSPFDEVKIQEGVTLASGYCSPFFAKKGGALELENCLLLLTLAKIDQVEQILPALELARLKERPLLIVAKNFGSDLLKILVLNHLQGLVQVCAVKAPSFGEEQCEEMEDLAIATGGHLLEDASRLADLSEEDLGEVLEAVVDAKETHLLQPINVNEEQVQCRIQHIRELIEEAFTDEELDRLKTRLGRLQGHLATIFVGGTSDLEVSERKDRFNDALHAVRVAISEGVVPGGGTAYLRCIPALDELPPTEVMEHQVGREIVKDALRLPCYTIARNAGVDPNVVLGRVLEGSGSYGYDAAAGEFEDLVLRGIVDPTKVMQSAMTAAAGIASLLATTEVLITNQPTKVKIPKNQVTRDLAKLVGM, from the coding sequence ATGCTGAGCAGACTGGGCCGGAGTGGTGGCACCGGCGTGCGCTCCTATGCCAAGGACATTCGCTTTGGAGCTGAGGCGCGCTGCCTGCTCATGCAGGGCGTGAACGTTCTGGCCAACGCGGTGGCCACCACTCTGGGCCCGAAGGGCAGGAACGTGCTCATCGAACAGCTGCTGATATCGCCGCGGATCACCAAGGATGGCGTCACGGTGGCCCACAACGTGCAGCTGAGGAATCGCCGCCAGGATATGGGAGTTCAATTGCTGCGCCAGGCCACCAACAATACCAATAACAAGGTGGGCGATGGCACCACCACGGCCACCATTCTGGCCCGTGGAATAGCCTGCCAGGGAATGCATGTGCTGCGCCAGAGCCAGGTGAACGTGCAACTCCTGCGGGAGGGCATTCTCGAGGGATCGCGGACTGTCTGCAAAGCTCTAGGTGAGATGTCCCAGTCGGTGGATACCATTGGGCAGGTGGAAGCCGTGGCCAAGGTGGCCCTGAATGGAGACGAACGGCTGGCGGAGCTGATTGGTGACGTCATTTTGGAGCTGGGCGAAGACGGCGTCATCCTGCTGAAGGAATCCCACAGTCCCTTCGATGAGGTCAAGATCCAGGAGGGTGTAACCCTCGCCTCTGGCTACTGTTCGCCATTCTTTGCCAAAAAAGGCGGTGCCCTGGAATTGGAGAATTGCTTGCTGCTGCTCACATTGGCCAAGATTGATCAAGTGGAACAGATCCTTCCCGCTCTGGAGTTGGCCAGACTGAAAGAACGTCCCCTTCTGATAGTTGCCAAAAATTTTGGCAGCGATTTGCTTAAGATCTTGGTGCTAAATCATCTGCAAGGTTTAGTTCAGGTCTGTGCAGTGAAGGCGCCCAGTTTTGGTGAGGAGCAGTGCGAGGAAATGGAGGATTTGGCTATTGCTACGGGCGGGCATCTCCTGGAGGACGCCTCCAGGCTGGCCGATCTCAGCGAGGAGGATCTGGGTGAAGTGTTGGAGGCGGTGGTGGACGCCAAGGAAACGCACCTATTGCAACCGATCAATGTGAACGAGGAGCAGGTGCAGTGCCGCATCCAGCACATCCGTGAGCTGATTGAAGAAGCTTTCACCGATGAGGAGCTGGACCGGCTGAAAACTCGACTGGGACGCTTGCAGGGCCACCTGGCCACCATTTTTGTGGGCGGCACCAGTGATCTGGAGGTGAGCGAGCGAAAGGATCGCTTCAACGATGCCCTTCATGCCGTTCGAGTGGCCATAAGTGAAGGTGTGGTTCCCGGAGGAGGCACCGCCTATCTACGCTGTATTCCAGCTCTGGACGAGTTGCCCCCAACCGAGGTAATGGAGCACCAGGTGGGCAGGGAGATTGTGAAGGATGCTCTACGACTGCCCTGCTATACAATCGCCCGCAATGCTGGCGTGGACCCCAATGTGGTTCTAGGTCGCGTTTTGGAGGGTAGTGGCAGCTACGGATATGATGCCGCCGCCGGCGAATTTGAGGATCTCGTGCTCCGTGGCATCGTGGATCCCACCAAAGTTATGCAATCAGCCATGACGGCCGCCGCCGGAATTGCCTCCCTATTGGCCACCACCGAGGTGCTCATTACAAATCAACCCACCAAGGTGAAGATTCCCAAAAATCAGGTTACCCGCGATCTGGCTAAACTTGTGGGAATGTAG
- the LOC6527513 gene encoding very-long-chain (3R)-3-hydroxyacyl-CoA dehydratase 3, with the protein MANLSPLVYWSQTKQTLLLKVDLKDAKGAIADFSPVSVNFSANGHGARGVNAYKFELHFYALIDDENATFVVSDNKIELQIRKLEPEWWPRLVATPQKPHWLKIDFDRWRTEDDAELEEKPRDVRQDYEKEYADLQKRELGYIKEKTKKVYMIFYNLAMFVGYLYIMVVMGVLYYRDGIDSIAKTYANVGNAFKFVQLLQYLEVMHPMFGYTKGSAVVPFFQVSGRNFILFLMIDMEPRMYAKPVVFYVFVIWSLVELVRYPYYLAQLLGREVGLLTWLRYTVWIPLYPMGILCEGIIVLRNIPYIEETKRFTVEMPNSWNITFDMVLFLKIYLMLLILPGSYLVMSHMAKLRSKKLGKGRAKRRQHLHAD; encoded by the exons ATGGCAAACCTCAGTCCGCTGGTCTACTGGTCGCAGACCAAGCAAACCCTATTACTGAAAGTGGACCTCAAAGATGCCAAG GGCGCCATCGCGGACTTTTCGCCGGTTTCGGTGAATTTCAGTGCCAACGGCCACGGAGCTCGCGGAGTGAATGCCTACAAGTTCGAGCTGCACTTCTACGCCTTGATCGACGACGAGAATGCCACCTTCGTGGTCAGCGACAACAAGATCGAGCTGCAGATCCGCAAACTGGAGCCGGAGTGGTGGCCCCGCCTGGTGGCCACTCCCCAGAAGCCCCACTGGCTCAAGATCGACTTCGACCGCTGGCGCACCGAGGACGACGCCGAGTTGGAGGAGAAGCCCCGCGATGTGCGCCAGGACTACGAGAAGGAGTACGCCGATCTCCAGAAGCGCGAGCTGGGCTACATCAAGG AGAAAACGAAGAAGGTGTACATGATTTTCTACAACCTGGCCATGTTCGTGGGCTACCTGTATATCATGGTGGTAATGGGAGTACTCTACTATCGCGATGGCATCGATAGCATTGCCAAAACCTACGCCAATGTGGGCAACGCCTTCAAGTTTgtccagctgctgcagtaTCTGGAGGTGATGCACCCCATGTTCGGTTACACCAAGGGCAGTGCAGTGGTGCCCTTCTTCCAGGTGTCCGGACGCAACTTTATCCTGTTTCTCATGATCGACATGGAACCGCGCATGTATGCCAAGCCCGTGGTTTTCTACGTTTTTGTAATATGGTCTCTGGTCGAATTGGTGCG ATATCCCTACTACTTGGCGCAATTGCTTGGTCGCGAGGTGGGCCTGCTCACCTGGCTGAGGTACACCGTCTGGATACCGCTCTATCCCATGGGCATCCTGTGCGAGGGCATCATCGTGCTACGTAATATTCCCTATATTGAAGAGACGAAACGGTTTACCGTGGAAATGCCTAATTCCTGGAACATCACCTTTGACATGGTTCTCTTCCTGAAAATATACCTAATGCTGCTAATCCTGCCGGGCAGCTACCTAGTTATGTCGCACATGGCCAAGCTAAGGTCCAAAAAGCTCGGCAAGGGACGCGCCAAGCGCCGACAGCACCTTCACGCCGACTAG
- the LOC6527512 gene encoding protein toll yields MLSYFPVVWLLFALQVLRVATGQIIPLPTFCLGLSPQCTCAAEANVVRFHCPDEYAMLLEVSEPGASLYMSYYASADLHWLPRFNISSLVKIEFDAYIFWPEKFLSDLLKTLGVQTVKAIIFRDRTMETVVTRDVQNSGDGYMETSQPGNITTWNFGSVTGLKKFKFFSHVPELQESIFHGFDTLRDLHLSVNVSTLPGNMLTTVNGTLKTLTIESPGIVSFGNPLLRELQQLRNLSIVLIDPSHVRDKQLQPHFFGSMNNLEEVRLASATSSVNRSMFKGTNKLALIKMNGNDDLTELPGEIFLDQVNLKILDLSCNAISTLHEDVFKGLGNLTLLDLSKNRLTNLSSTFFAPLTSLTVLRLNKNSLTAMSPSVFRDVVSLNYIEMVNTQFYGATLLMNYEAVVCTNEETCQYKSAEWQCDPRCICWVQRGIGSLIVDCRGTDLEELPDLPDTTLLSTLLKVGNNSLTRLPSVSEHRGYANVSGLFLSDNNLTTLGTGDQLPENLTHLDVRGNQIESIGEEFILFLQEPNNTITLSLSGNPISCGCEALPLLFFVRTNPQRVTDIADIVCTKQKKSFQQMEAFELCPSYVLLISSVIGGLVIIICLITVFYLMFQQELKIWLYNNNLCLWWVSEEELDKDKTYDAFISYSHKDEELISKLLPKLESGPHPFRLCLHDRDWLVGDCIPEQIVRTVDDSKRVIIVLSQHFIDSVWARMEFRIAYQATLQDKRKRIIIILYRELEHMNGIDSELRAYLKLNTYLKWGDPLFWSKLYYAMPHNRRVLKGQKKHAGPLI; encoded by the exons ATGTTAAGTTATTTTCCGGTAGTATGGCTCTTATTCGCCCTACAAGTGCTCCGTGTTGCCACGGGCCAAATCATACCCCTGCCCACTTTTTGTTTGGGCCTTAGCCCGCAGTGCACTTGTGCCGCCGAGGCGAATGTGGTGCGGTTCCACTGTCCGGATGAGTATGCCATGCTGCTGGAGGTGTCGGAGCCGGGGGCATCGCTATATATGAGCTACTACGCCTCCGCCGATTTGCATTGGCTGCCGCGCTTCAACATCAGTTCCCTGGTGAAGATCGAGTTCGATGCGTACATCTTTTGGCCGGAGAAATTCCTGAGTGATTTACTGAAAACCTTGGGTGTGCAGACAGTGAAAGCGATTATTTTCCGCGATCGAACTATGGAAACGGTAGTCACACGCGATGTCCAGAACTCGGGCGATGGATATATGGAAACCTCGCAGCCCGGAAACATAACGACCTGGAATTTTGGTTCGGTTACCGGCCTGAAGAAGTTCAAGTTCTTCAGCCACGTGCCGGAGCTGCAGGAGTCCATATTCCACGGATTCGACACCCTGCGGGATCTGCACCTCAGTGTGAACGTGAGCACGCTGCCGGGCAATATGCTGACTACGGTGAATGGAACGCTGAAAACGCTGACCATCGAGAGTCCGGGTATAGTGTCATTCGGGAATCCATTGCTTCGCGAACTGCAGCAACTGCGCAACTTGAGTATCGTCCTCATAGATCCGTCGCATGTACGCGACAAGCAATTGCAACCGCACTTCTTCGGTTCCATGAATAATCTGGAGGAGGTGCGCCTGGCGTCCGCCACAAGTAGTGTGAATCGCAGCATGTTCAAGGGCACCAACAAGTTGGCGCTGATCAAGATGAATGGCAACGACGATCTCACCGAGCTTCCAGGTGAAATTTTCCTGGATCAGGTCAATCTAAAGATCCTGGATCTCTCCTGCAATGCGATCAGCACTCTGCACGAGGATGTCTTCAAGGGCCTGGGCAATCTAACACTGCTGGATCTATCCAAAAATAGACTGACTAACTTGTCGAG CACCTTTTTCGCCCCACTGACCTCGCTGACCGTTCTGCGTCTGAACAAGAACTCGCTAACCGCGATGTCGCCGAGTGTGTTCCGGGATGTGGTCAGTCTGAACTACATCGAGATGGTGAACACCCAGTTCTACGGGGCCACGCTCCTGATGAACTACGAGGCAGTGGTGTGCACCAACGAGGAGACCTGCCAGTACAAGTCGGCGGAATGGCAGTGCGATCCCCGGTGTATCTGCTGGGTGCAGCGTGGCATCGGCAGTCTGATTGTGGACTGCCGCGGAACCGACCTCGAGGAACTGCCCGATTTGCCGGACACCACGCTGCTGAGCACGCTGCTCAAGGTGGGCAACAATAGCCTTACCAGACTGCCAAGCGTGAGCGAGCACAGGGGCTATGCCAACGTGAGTGGTCTCTTCCTGTCGGACAATAACCTGACCACCCTTGGAACCGGTGACCAGCTGCCCGAGAATCTCACCCACCTGGACGTGCGAGGCAATCAGATTGAGTCCATCGGCGAGGAGTTCATATTGTTCCTGCAGGAGCCGAACAACACCATAACGCTATCGTTGTCGGGTAACCCCATCTCCTGTGGGTGTGAAGCCCTTCCCCTCCTGTTCTTCGTGCGCACCAATCCCCAGCGGGTGACTGACATTGCCGATATTGTGTGCACCAAGCAGAAAAAGTCCTTTCAGCAGATGGAGGCCTTCGAGCTGTGTCCTTCGTATGTCCTGCTAATCAGCTCCGTAATCGGTGGCCTGGTGATCATCATCTGTCTGATCACCGTGTTCTACCTGATGTTCCAGCAGGAGCTGAAAATCTGGCTGTATAACAACAATCTGTGCCTGTGGTGGGTCtccgaggaggagctggacaAGGACAAGACCTACGACGCCTTCATCTCGTACTCGCACAAGGACGAGGAGCTGATCAGCAAGCTCCTGCCGAAGCTGGAGAGCGGTCCGCATCCCTTCCGGTTATGTCTGCACGACCGCGACTGGCTGGTGGGCGACTGTATTCCGGAGCAGATCGTCCGCACCGTGGACGACTCGAAGCGGGTGATCATCGTGCTGTCGCAGCACTTCATCGACTCGGTGTGGGCCCGCATGGAGTTTCGGATTGCCTACCAGGCCACATTGCAGGACAAACGGAAGCggatcatcatcatcctgtACCGGGAACTGGAGCACATGAACGGCATCGACAGCGAGTTGCGGGCATATCTCAAGCTGAACACGTACCTCAAGTGGGGCGATCCGCTCTTCTGGAGCAAGTTGTACTACGCAATGCCGCACAACCGCCGGGTTCTGAAGGGCCAAAAGAAGCATGCGGGTCCGCTGATCTGA